Proteins co-encoded in one Meiothermus sp. genomic window:
- a CDS encoding phosphoenolpyruvate carboxylase — translation MSEDQLFEQLKREVGVLGRALGKAIRTLSGERIFQLEEQVRELTKSLRQGYSPEARQQLLEIVRGLSLSEAENVIRAFSTYFHLVNLAEERHRVRVNREREKRSTRDAPRSESFLALVGELKRLGLSYEQTVDVLSRLRLHLTFTAHPTETRRRTQRYHIHEIEKLLEQGQELPLEPRVALLWGTSELRKSRPTVMDEVKGGLFYTTSTLWQTIPKLVDGLESAVEAHYGQRPELSPPLVFRSWIGGDRDGNPNVLPEVTGWAQTYARETALRKFVEDVDGLIRDLSLTDDRITITRELRLALEDHARHLQLPERFQGEPYRQFGMGLRYKLRALLGEQPGPGYSGTPEFVADVRKAETSLNQLGLEQISRAIVRPLRLNAEAFGLDLVSLDLREESRALTEAAAELLRIGGVHEQYAALPPQQREALLTQELATARPLAPVGYRPQTKPLQTALEALRHWKARGAHVVSMTHHPSDLLEVMLLAREVGLYRPGRALPFDVVPLFETLGDLQNAPEVVARLLDNPVFRAHVQGRGGLEVMIGYSDSNKDAGFLAANWALYQAQEAITRVARERGVTVYYFHGRGTSTARGGGTAGRAIASLPPGTVGSRMRLTEQGEALADRYAHPELAYRNLEQMLYHMALASARDLYGQAAPLKPAWLEAMERAAERSTQAYRELLGRPGFFEFYEQLTPIREIGALNIASRPVYRSGRVREIKDLRAIPWVMSWTQVRLLLPGWYGLAEGLQEIPLALRQEMFEQWPFFATTLDSAAIALAKADLGIAREYLRLVKPDLAERFFPDIARSFEQTKAILEETFQNTLLFKHPVLARQTELRNPYVDPISLVQVELLERYRRTPPEAPERTGLERALMLSLLGIAAGLRNAG, via the coding sequence ATGAGCGAGGATCAGCTATTTGAGCAACTTAAGCGCGAAGTGGGTGTGCTGGGGCGGGCTTTGGGAAAAGCCATCCGCACACTTTCAGGCGAGCGCATTTTTCAACTGGAAGAACAGGTGCGCGAGCTGACCAAAAGCCTGCGGCAGGGCTACTCCCCCGAGGCTCGACAGCAGCTCCTCGAGATCGTGCGGGGCCTCTCGCTATCGGAAGCCGAGAACGTGATACGGGCCTTTTCGACCTACTTTCACCTGGTGAACCTGGCCGAAGAGCGTCACCGGGTGCGGGTTAACCGGGAACGGGAGAAACGAAGCACCCGCGATGCCCCGCGCAGCGAGTCGTTTCTGGCGCTGGTAGGGGAGCTCAAACGCCTGGGTCTGAGCTACGAGCAGACCGTGGATGTGCTCTCCCGGCTGCGGCTGCACCTGACCTTTACCGCCCACCCCACCGAGACCCGCCGCCGTACCCAGCGCTACCATATCCACGAGATCGAGAAGCTACTCGAGCAGGGCCAGGAGCTGCCCCTGGAACCCCGCGTGGCCCTGCTGTGGGGCACCTCGGAACTCCGCAAATCCCGGCCCACCGTGATGGACGAGGTCAAGGGCGGGCTTTTCTACACCACCTCGACCCTGTGGCAAACCATTCCCAAGCTGGTGGATGGGCTCGAGAGCGCCGTGGAGGCCCATTATGGCCAGCGCCCGGAGCTTTCGCCCCCGCTGGTGTTCCGCAGTTGGATTGGCGGCGACCGGGACGGCAACCCCAATGTGCTGCCCGAGGTGACGGGCTGGGCGCAAACCTACGCCCGCGAAACCGCCCTGCGCAAGTTTGTGGAGGATGTGGACGGCCTGATACGCGACCTATCGCTCACCGACGACCGGATTACCATTACCCGCGAGCTGCGGCTGGCCCTGGAAGACCACGCCAGGCACCTGCAACTGCCCGAACGTTTTCAGGGCGAGCCCTACCGGCAGTTTGGCATGGGGCTGCGCTACAAGCTGCGGGCACTGCTGGGCGAGCAGCCGGGCCCTGGCTACAGCGGAACGCCTGAGTTCGTGGCGGATGTGCGCAAAGCCGAGACCAGCCTCAACCAACTGGGCCTCGAGCAAATTTCCAGAGCCATCGTGCGGCCTCTGCGCCTGAATGCCGAAGCCTTCGGACTGGATCTGGTGAGCCTGGATCTGCGCGAGGAGTCGCGCGCCCTGACCGAGGCCGCCGCCGAGCTGCTCAGAATTGGCGGGGTGCACGAGCAGTACGCCGCGCTCCCCCCTCAGCAACGGGAAGCCTTGCTGACCCAGGAGCTGGCCACGGCCCGGCCGCTGGCCCCCGTGGGATATCGTCCCCAGACCAAGCCGCTGCAAACCGCCCTCGAGGCCCTGCGCCACTGGAAAGCCCGCGGGGCTCATGTGGTCTCGATGACCCACCACCCCAGCGACCTGCTCGAGGTGATGCTGCTGGCACGGGAGGTGGGGCTCTACCGCCCCGGACGGGCCCTGCCCTTCGATGTGGTGCCGCTCTTTGAAACCCTGGGCGACCTGCAAAACGCGCCCGAAGTGGTGGCGCGGCTGCTGGATAATCCGGTCTTCAGGGCCCATGTGCAGGGGCGGGGGGGCCTCGAGGTGATGATCGGCTACTCCGACTCCAACAAGGACGCTGGCTTTCTGGCAGCCAACTGGGCACTTTACCAAGCGCAGGAGGCCATCACCAGAGTCGCCAGGGAACGCGGCGTGACGGTCTACTACTTTCACGGACGGGGTACTTCCACCGCCCGCGGCGGGGGCACGGCGGGGCGGGCCATCGCCAGCCTGCCGCCCGGCACCGTGGGCAGCCGGATGCGCCTGACCGAGCAGGGCGAGGCCCTGGCCGACCGCTATGCCCACCCCGAGCTGGCCTACCGCAACCTCGAGCAGATGCTCTACCACATGGCCCTGGCCTCGGCCCGCGACCTCTATGGGCAGGCTGCACCGCTCAAACCCGCGTGGCTCGAGGCCATGGAGCGGGCCGCCGAACGCTCCACCCAGGCCTACAGGGAACTCTTGGGGCGCCCCGGTTTCTTCGAGTTCTACGAACAGCTCACCCCCATCCGCGAGATCGGAGCGCTCAACATCGCCAGCCGCCCAGTCTACCGCTCGGGGCGGGTGCGCGAGATCAAGGATCTGCGGGCCATCCCATGGGTGATGTCCTGGACGCAGGTTCGCTTGCTGCTGCCCGGCTGGTATGGGCTGGCCGAAGGGCTACAGGAGATTCCGCTGGCGCTGCGGCAGGAGATGTTTGAGCAGTGGCCCTTTTTTGCCACCACCCTCGATAGCGCCGCCATCGCATTGGCCAAGGCTGACCTGGGCATCGCCCGCGAGTACCTGCGGCTGGTCAAGCCCGATCTGGCCGAACGTTTCTTCCCCGATATCGCCCGCTCATTCGAGCAAACCAAAGCCATTCTGGAGGAAACTTTTCAGAACACCCTGCTCTTCAAGCACCCCGTGCTGGCCCGCCAGACCGAGCTGCGCAACCCCTACGTAGACCCCATCTCGCTGGTGCAGGTGGAGCTACTGGAACGCTACCGGCGCACCCCGCCCGAGGCCCCCGAACGCACCGGCCTCGAGCGCGCCCTGATGCTTTCTCTGCTGGGTATCGCGGCAGGACTGCGCAACGCGGGCTAG
- a CDS encoding esterase family protein, translated as MVEVHNRHVTFHPPAGARFLVGDFTDWNRRPIPIQAPLTLEFPAGAYVEYAFLDENHQPFPDPDNPHKAQNPWWTYPRAIELPGFRYTAPPQPSRAAEVHRHRLESRAFGSTRRYYVYNPEPPAQATLFVHDGVAYYRTAKLAEVAQGLLEQGQIKPVRIVFIEPEDRRSEYWFSSAYEQHVLEEIIPAVEAHYGPTAEKGLLGASLGGLVSAWLGWRHPQTFQKIATQSACLTASPEGGDSFTDPEWLTEQYQATPTLPLRFYCETGQIEWLLAPNRRFAAMLADKGYPHAYLERPSGHNWMTWRQGLAPALVYLFGTEAG; from the coding sequence ATGGTTGAGGTACACAACCGTCACGTCACCTTCCACCCCCCCGCGGGGGCCCGGTTTCTGGTTGGCGATTTCACCGACTGGAACCGCCGCCCCATACCCATTCAAGCGCCCCTGACCCTCGAGTTCCCCGCCGGGGCCTACGTGGAGTACGCCTTTCTGGACGAAAACCATCAGCCCTTCCCCGACCCCGACAACCCCCACAAGGCCCAGAATCCCTGGTGGACGTATCCCCGGGCTATCGAGCTACCCGGTTTTCGTTACACTGCACCCCCCCAGCCCTCGCGCGCGGCAGAGGTGCACCGGCACCGGCTGGAGTCGCGGGCCTTTGGCAGCACCCGCCGCTACTACGTCTACAACCCCGAACCGCCGGCCCAGGCCACCCTCTTCGTCCACGATGGGGTGGCCTACTACCGCACCGCCAAGCTGGCCGAGGTGGCCCAGGGGCTTCTGGAGCAGGGCCAGATCAAACCCGTGCGGATCGTATTCATCGAGCCTGAGGATCGCCGCAGCGAGTACTGGTTCAGCTCAGCTTACGAACAACACGTGCTGGAGGAGATTATCCCAGCGGTGGAGGCCCACTACGGCCCCACAGCGGAAAAGGGCTTGCTGGGGGCCAGCCTGGGGGGCCTGGTCTCGGCCTGGCTGGGCTGGCGGCATCCCCAGACCTTCCAGAAAATCGCCACCCAGTCGGCCTGCCTGACCGCCTCGCCCGAGGGGGGCGACTCCTTCACCGACCCCGAGTGGCTCACCGAGCAGTACCAGGCCACCCCGACCCTGCCTTTGCGCTTTTACTGCGAGACCGGGCAGATCGAGTGGCTGCTGGCCCCCAACCGCCGTTTTGCCGCCATGCTGGCCGACAAGGGCTACCCCCACGCCTACCTCGAGCGCCCCTCCGGCCACAACTGGATGACCTGGCGGCAGGGGCTGGCCCCGGCCCTGGTGTACCTGTTCGGAACTGAGGCCGGATGA
- a CDS encoding DUF475 domain-containing protein — MEFGSAFAAILIIVALEAVLSVDNAMVLAVMVRPLPEHLRSRALLYGIIGAYVLRGLALLFATIIIQIWWIQLLGGLYLVYLAVNHLFRHKPPQASESEQAQLQQAAAASFWRIVVMINVVDLAFAVDSVLVVIAFSREFWVIFAGVAIGILLIRLAAGIMVTIIERYPRLESVAYAVVGWAGLKLMLEGWGHGSEVWLHRPELALHLPQAFFLSVTFAIIVLGSLWAFRRSS; from the coding sequence ATGGAGTTTGGATCGGCTTTTGCAGCCATTCTGATTATCGTTGCGCTCGAGGCCGTTTTATCTGTAGACAACGCCATGGTGCTGGCCGTGATGGTGCGGCCTCTGCCCGAGCACCTGCGCTCGAGGGCCCTGCTCTACGGCATCATTGGGGCCTACGTGCTGCGCGGACTGGCCCTGCTGTTCGCCACCATCATCATCCAGATCTGGTGGATTCAGTTGCTGGGCGGGCTTTATTTGGTGTATCTGGCCGTGAATCACCTCTTCAGGCACAAGCCCCCCCAGGCCTCCGAGTCGGAGCAGGCTCAGCTACAACAGGCCGCTGCCGCCAGCTTCTGGCGCATTGTGGTGATGATCAACGTGGTGGATCTGGCCTTCGCGGTGGACTCGGTGCTGGTAGTGATTGCCTTCAGCCGGGAGTTCTGGGTGATTTTTGCCGGGGTAGCCATCGGGATTCTGCTCATCCGGCTGGCCGCTGGCATCATGGTCACCATCATCGAGCGCTACCCCAGGCTCGAGTCGGTGGCCTATGCGGTGGTGGGCTGGGCCGGGCTCAAGCTGATGCTCGAGGGCTGGGGCCACGGCAGCGAGGTCTGGCTGCACCGCCCCGAGCTGGCTTTGCACCTTCCCCAGGCCTTTTTCCTCAGCGTGACCTTCGCCATAATTGTTCTGGGCAGCCTGTGGGCCTTCCGCCGCTCGTCCTGA
- a CDS encoding SAM-dependent methyltransferase — translation MSKDWDAHYLSQPSHSQPATVVAAYAHRLPAGPVLDLAGGMGRNAFFLARRGHPVILLEQSRVALEFVQSEAARQQLPVWAIEANLEAPSPSLPPGPLAGIVKSYFLHRPLLELFAPRLMPGGLVLLEGFTVVEAQRRGSQAAHYWQEGELLHPPQGLHLRAWAEGWMNGHHRTWAVWKRVG, via the coding sequence ATGTCCAAAGACTGGGACGCCCACTACCTGAGCCAGCCGTCCCATAGCCAGCCCGCAACGGTGGTAGCGGCCTACGCCCACCGGCTTCCGGCAGGGCCGGTGCTCGACCTGGCCGGTGGCATGGGCCGCAACGCCTTTTTTCTGGCTCGGCGGGGGCATCCGGTGATTTTGCTCGAGCAAAGCCGGGTGGCCCTGGAGTTCGTGCAAAGCGAAGCCGCCCGCCAGCAGCTCCCGGTCTGGGCCATAGAGGCCAACCTGGAAGCCCCCTCCCCCAGCCTGCCCCCAGGCCCGCTGGCTGGTATTGTCAAGTCGTACTTCTTGCACCGCCCGCTGCTGGAACTGTTCGCCCCGCGGCTAATGCCCGGCGGTCTGGTGCTCCTCGAGGGTTTTACGGTAGTAGAAGCCCAGCGGCGCGGCAGCCAGGCCGCACATTACTGGCAGGAAGGTGAACTCCTGCACCCACCCCAGGGCCTCCACCTGCGGGCCTGGGCCGAGGGTTGGATGAACGGACACCACCGCACCTGGGCGGTGTGGAAGAGGGTAGGATAA
- a CDS encoding glycerol-3-phosphate acyltransferase → MVFVLATLAYLLGALPLGYWAIRRLTGQDPRLASAYNLGLENTLEHLGPGPVLLAWGLDFLKGLLAVWIGGQFGLSWAVIFAFLVYLGHLYPPRFLAQGTLLRGRGAGVLVGVVLGLYLSGLSYLLTLVVLLVAALSLLFSRYASLAALTIPGTLALLLTFEPITGWARLAAWGLLLAALWRYKENIGRMLEGTEPRLGEPPPLPSDKQVVCAFMIHPLTVDDLFQSPRFRWARPLVERGLISQSLVENLAEAIRPMKVGELRGVKTTDGREIRCHLISAPLLPHQITGKPELATQRAIQGARLARELGCTVVGLGAFWSVVGEKGRMVQEAVPEIEVTNGGAYTAGTVKAAIPGILAHFEQSGRRLQEATAAVVGANGVVAFGIARQIAPLVGKLILVGRNQERLEKSAATLKQNLERKGQPVPQLIVSTDISTIREADLIFTATSDPQPVIFPQHVKPGAWIYDEGVPPDVDASVKQVPGVRVIPGGVVRPPGAMTGNLDLHFGEGAVPACLAETMILAAEKAYERKSLGGETKSENIQFFVERAEALGFRVVD, encoded by the coding sequence ATGGTTTTTGTACTGGCAACCCTGGCCTACCTGTTGGGCGCGCTGCCCCTCGGCTACTGGGCCATCCGACGCCTGACCGGCCAGGATCCCCGCCTGGCCTCGGCCTATAACCTGGGCCTCGAGAACACCCTGGAACACCTGGGCCCAGGCCCGGTGCTCCTGGCCTGGGGCCTGGACTTTCTCAAGGGGCTGCTAGCGGTCTGGATAGGAGGGCAGTTTGGGCTCTCCTGGGCGGTAATCTTTGCGTTCCTGGTCTATCTGGGCCACCTCTACCCTCCCCGGTTTTTGGCTCAGGGAACCCTGCTGCGGGGGCGGGGTGCGGGCGTGCTGGTGGGGGTGGTGCTGGGCCTGTACCTGAGCGGCCTCTCCTACCTGCTCACCCTGGTGGTCTTGCTGGTAGCGGCCCTGAGCCTCTTATTCAGCCGGTACGCCTCGCTGGCTGCCCTGACCATCCCCGGCACACTGGCCCTTTTGCTCACCTTCGAGCCGATTACCGGCTGGGCCAGGCTGGCGGCCTGGGGGCTGCTCCTAGCCGCGCTCTGGCGCTACAAGGAAAACATCGGGCGGATGCTGGAAGGCACCGAGCCCCGCCTGGGCGAACCACCACCGCTGCCATCAGACAAGCAGGTGGTCTGCGCCTTCATGATTCATCCCCTCACGGTGGACGACCTGTTCCAGAGCCCCCGCTTCCGCTGGGCCCGACCGCTGGTAGAGCGGGGCCTCATCTCCCAGAGCCTGGTGGAAAACCTCGCCGAGGCCATCCGGCCCATGAAGGTGGGGGAGTTGCGCGGGGTTAAGACCACCGACGGGCGGGAGATTCGCTGCCACCTGATCTCGGCCCCCCTGCTGCCCCACCAGATTACCGGCAAGCCCGAGCTGGCCACCCAGCGGGCCATCCAGGGGGCCCGGCTGGCCAGGGAGCTGGGCTGCACGGTGGTGGGCTTAGGGGCCTTCTGGAGCGTGGTGGGCGAGAAGGGCCGGATGGTGCAGGAGGCCGTACCGGAGATCGAGGTGACCAACGGCGGGGCCTACACCGCCGGAACCGTCAAGGCCGCCATACCGGGCATCCTGGCCCACTTCGAGCAGTCCGGGCGCCGCCTTCAGGAGGCCACCGCGGCAGTGGTGGGGGCCAACGGGGTGGTGGCCTTTGGGATTGCCCGGCAGATTGCGCCGCTGGTTGGGAAGCTGATTCTGGTGGGGCGCAACCAGGAGCGCCTGGAGAAAAGCGCCGCCACACTCAAGCAGAACCTCGAGCGCAAAGGCCAGCCCGTCCCCCAGCTTATCGTGAGCACCGATATATCGACCATCCGCGAGGCCGACCTCATCTTCACCGCCACCTCCGACCCCCAGCCGGTTATCTTCCCCCAGCACGTCAAGCCCGGTGCCTGGATCTACGACGAAGGCGTACCGCCCGACGTGGACGCCTCGGTGAAGCAGGTGCCGGGGGTGCGGGTGATTCCCGGTGGGGTGGTGCGGCCGCCGGGGGCCATGACCGGCAACCTCGACCTGCACTTCGGCGAGGGGGCGGTGCCGGCCTGCCTGGCCGAGACCATGATTCTGGCCGCCGAAAAGGCCTATGAGCGAAAGAGCCTGGGCGGCGAGACCAAAAGCGAAAACATCCAGTTTTTCGTGGAGCGGGCCGAGGCCCTGGGTTTCAGGGTAGTGGACTAG
- a CDS encoding glycosyltransferase family 2 protein: MLSWLVWLFLGVALLYWLTYAAFAALNLRLMPALRELHPAEPPRLPRLSLIVPASNEADTLEAALASKLAQDYPHLEFVLVNDRSTDGTGEVMERMAGGDSRIRVLHVRELPQGWLGKVNALHQGVRAASGEWLLFSDADVHFAPGTLRKAVAYALRRGLDHLAVIPHLHSRSFWLDVAVALFSRVPVVSMPYWAVENPKSKTSAGMGAFNLVRREALEKTPGLEWLRMEVGDDVGLGLMLKRTGARQSLVHGRGTVGVLWYENFAQMLRGTEKVWLASVGNYSPPGIGAFALVFLLLEMSPFLALAVNPWLAVALLILSFYTAVVASRFNEQALAPALAWPIGSLILVYSALHAAWVAQRQGGLVWRGTFYRLSELRKGKRFRAF, encoded by the coding sequence ATGCTCTCCTGGCTGGTGTGGCTGTTCCTGGGCGTGGCGCTCCTCTACTGGCTGACCTACGCGGCGTTCGCCGCCCTCAACCTGCGCCTGATGCCCGCCCTGCGCGAGCTGCACCCCGCCGAGCCCCCCCGCCTCCCCCGCCTGAGCCTGATCGTCCCGGCCAGCAACGAGGCCGACACCCTCGAGGCCGCCCTCGCCAGCAAGCTGGCCCAGGACTACCCCCACCTCGAGTTCGTCCTGGTCAACGACCGCTCCACCGACGGCACCGGCGAGGTCATGGAGCGGATGGCCGGGGGCGACTCGCGCATCAGGGTGCTGCACGTCCGCGAGCTGCCCCAGGGCTGGCTGGGCAAGGTGAACGCGCTGCACCAGGGCGTGCGGGCCGCCAGTGGCGAGTGGCTGCTGTTCAGCGACGCCGACGTGCACTTCGCCCCCGGGACGCTGCGCAAGGCGGTGGCCTACGCGCTCCGGCGGGGCCTCGACCACCTGGCCGTCATCCCCCACCTGCACTCGAGGTCGTTCTGGCTGGACGTGGCGGTGGCCTTGTTCTCGCGGGTCCCGGTGGTCTCGATGCCCTACTGGGCGGTCGAAAACCCCAAAAGCAAGACCTCGGCGGGGATGGGAGCCTTCAACCTGGTGCGGCGCGAGGCCCTGGAGAAAACCCCCGGCCTCGAGTGGCTGCGCATGGAAGTGGGTGACGACGTGGGGCTGGGCCTGATGCTCAAGCGCACCGGGGCCAGGCAGTCGCTGGTCCACGGGCGAGGCACGGTAGGGGTGCTGTGGTACGAGAACTTCGCCCAGATGCTACGCGGCACCGAGAAGGTCTGGCTGGCCAGCGTGGGCAACTACAGCCCGCCAGGCATCGGGGCGTTCGCTTTGGTGTTCTTGCTCCTCGAGATGAGTCCTTTTCTGGCTCTGGCGGTCAACCCCTGGCTGGCCGTCGCGTTGTTGATCCTGAGTTTCTACACCGCCGTCGTCGCCAGCCGCTTTAACGAACAGGCCCTGGCTCCCGCACTGGCCTGGCCCATCGGCTCGCTGATTCTGGTCTACTCGGCCCTCCACGCCGCCTGGGTCGCCCAGCGGCAGGGTGGGCTGGTCTGGCGTGGCACCTTTTATCGCCTGAGCGAGTTGCGCAAAGGTAAGCGCTTTCGCGCCTTCTGA
- the mqnB gene encoding futalosine hydrolase encodes MSLLLLSPTRFEAAFLKGQKFDFHGRAGLRGAGWVWLECGIGKVNTAATLAAFVQRRRFERVLLFGIAGAYADSGLQLGDCALAEREIQADLGVRDGGLKGLGFPSLVVASRPYHNRFPLDKAFTDELKSKLGLPGKQFLTRDLVSENPTEAHQLARKWEADLENMEGAAFAQTCLWLGLAGAELRAVSNMAGVRDKAQWRIRQAVEALEHHILRIIGS; translated from the coding sequence ATGAGCCTATTGTTACTAAGTCCGACCCGATTTGAAGCTGCTTTCCTCAAAGGCCAGAAGTTCGATTTTCACGGACGCGCGGGGCTGCGCGGGGCGGGCTGGGTCTGGCTGGAGTGCGGCATTGGCAAGGTCAACACCGCCGCCACCCTGGCCGCTTTCGTCCAGCGGCGCAGGTTCGAGCGGGTGCTGCTCTTTGGCATTGCGGGGGCCTATGCCGATTCGGGCTTGCAGTTAGGCGATTGCGCCCTGGCCGAGCGGGAGATTCAGGCCGACCTGGGCGTGCGGGATGGGGGCCTGAAGGGCCTGGGCTTCCCCAGCCTGGTGGTGGCCTCCAGGCCCTACCACAACCGCTTTCCGCTGGACAAAGCCTTCACGGACGAACTTAAGAGCAAACTGGGCCTGCCGGGCAAACAGTTTCTGACCCGCGACCTGGTCTCGGAGAACCCCACCGAGGCCCACCAGCTCGCGCGCAAATGGGAGGCCGACCTCGAGAACATGGAGGGGGCCGCCTTTGCCCAGACCTGCTTGTGGCTGGGCCTGGCCGGGGCCGAGCTACGGGCGGTATCGAACATGGCCGGCGTGCGCGACAAAGCCCAGTGGCGCATCCGGCAGGCGGTGGAGGCCCTCGAGCACCACATTTTGCGTATCATCGGGTCATGA